GCTTTCCACCTGATAGTCAAACACCGCCGCCCGGTACTCGGGCCAGACGGCCGCAGCGATCGCGTCTTTGCTCTGCGGAACGCCGGCATGCCGATACAGGAAATCGAACAGCAGGCGCTCCTTTGGCGAGAGGGAGATCGGCCGGCGATCCACCCACAGATCGCCGGTGGAACGGTCATACACCACCCGAGGGATCGAGCCAGTATGCAGAGTGGCCTCGGGATCGACGAACGTAAGCGTGGTCCGGCCGACGCGAATCTCATCGCCGTCGCACAGAAACTCCGGCCGGATCACGCGCCTGCCGTTCAGATACGTGCCATTGGTGCTGCCCCGGTCGTACAGCAGCCACCCTTCATCCCGGCGACGCAACTCAGCGTGCGCACGCGAGGCCAACGGATCGTGCAACACCACGTCGTTATCCGCGGCGCGTCCGATCGTACAAACATCAGACGATAGCTCGTACCGCCCCGCCTCCCAGCACAGGGAAGGGAGACGGGGACCATCACGGTCCTTCATACGCAATGGTCAATCGAGGTCGCAAGGCGGGATCCTGGTACTCCGATGTATAGACCCAGAAATGGGACATCCCGAAGCTATCATCGGTCAGCCGCAACATCACGCCGTGATTGGGCCCCTCGCGATGAGCCGGAGCGAGGGAGGTAATATCCAGCAGAAGCCATCCTTCCTCGGCCAGCCAGGGTGTCAGATCGACCTCAACCAGCGGATCGGCGGTGTAATCGACGCCCGGCTTCATGCCGGCAGCGCTCCAGGGCGTCCGATAGGTGACGGTAGTTGCATCCCAGGGCGTCAGGATAGCATGAGCCGATAGGGACGCGAAGCGATTCTCCTCACCCCAGGGGACCAGATACACCTCCAGCGTGGCGGTGACCGCCCGCGCCCCCTCGGGAACGAGCGCGTCCCAATCGATGCCGAACAGGACCCGATCCGGGGTGGACGGCCCCTGCAAATGCACCTTGCCCGCGTCGAAGAAGTTCTCGTCGGGAAGGTCGGGATCGATCCAGGCATCCACCAGGGCGGGCGAGCTCTGCACCCGGGTGATCACCCGAGCGGTCTCAAGCGGGGCCTGGGTGGGCTGGGGAGAGGTAAACGAGAGCGGGGATGTGAACGACTTGGCGGGCAAGGCGGTCGCCGTCGCCTCCGACGACACGGCGGGCTGCCTCACCACAGGAGCGAGCGGCGGCCCTTTGCCCACACCCAAGCCCCACCATACGACAGCCCCCGCCACGCCGAACAAGAGGACGACAGCAGCCACAATCCCCCAACGCCACCCGAGACCGGACGGCCTCGAAACCTGCGGAGAAGGCGACTCGACGACGGTCGCCCGCTCCGCCTCCGTCGCCTGATCGGTGGCCCGGCGCAGCGCGTCGGCGAACTCGGTCGCCGTCTGGAATCGATCGTCCGGCGATTTGGCCAGCGCCTTGAGGATAACCCGCTCCAGGGCCGGATGCAGATCCGGGCGCACCTTTCGCGGGGCCGGCAGGGGCGCGCTGATATGCTTGAGGATCACCGCGTAGGGGGTGTCAGCGTCGAAGGGGAGCCGCCCCGTGAGCACCCGATAGAGAAGCACGCCCAAGGAATAGATGTCGCTGCGGGCATCGCCGGGCTCCCCCTGTCCTTGCTCCGGCGACATGTAAGCGGGCGTCCCCAGCGTGGCACCGCTGGTCGTGCTCCAGGTCGCCTCCATGACCCGGGCGATGCCGAAGTCGGTCAGCACAGGCGACCAACCCGGGCCGCCCTCGCCTTCCTCCTGCGCCCGCTCCCGCCGCAAAATGATGTTGGACGGCTTGATGTCTCGATGAACCATGCCGTGGCTGTGGGCGTGGGCCAGGGCGCCGCACAGTCCATCGAACAGGTGCGCCACCTCGGACAGGGGCATGAGCCGCTGCTCACGGTCCAACTGCTGAAGGTACCGCTTCAGGCTGATACCCTCGATCAGCTCCATAACGATGTAGCAGAGATCGTCCTCCACATCCAGGTCGTACACCTGCACGATGTGAGGATGGCGCAGGGCCGCGATGGCGCGACCCTCCCGCCGAAAGCGTTGAAGGAAGCCTTCCTCGGTTGTCAGATGGGGGTGGAGGATCTTGACGGCGACGTAACGATCAAGCTGGGGATGATAGGCCTTGTAAACCTGAGCCATACCGCCAGAGCCCAGGCGCTCAAGGAGGCGGTACTTGCCGAGCGTCTTGCCGCTCAGATCGACCATGGGGGATCTTTCCTCTCTTTGTGGAAACGAGGAGGGGAACAGGAGATATCCCGCACCCAGAACGAGGCCGAGAAGCGAAAAGTGTTGGTTGCACTTTCGATTTTATCATGCCGCCGCCCGGCTGACAAGGGCATGACGGCCAGGATCGGTATACCCTTCCCGGTAGGCATTGCCGCGGGGAGGCTTCAAGGGATACAGCAGGGGCGCCCCGCAAGTCGCCCGCTAGCCAAGGGCCTGATGCTCCCGGTAGATGGGCCAGGCATGGGCCAGCCCAGGGGCACACGCCCCCGTCTCCACCAGCCGCTCGACCTCGCGCTCATCGCACAGATACAGCGCGCACACCTCGCCATCCCGAAAGCGCACGTCCGCCAGGCCCTCAGCGGTCAGCCGGGCCACGTAGAGCTGGTTGAACTGCCGGTTCCACATCTCCGGCCGGCGGGGATCGACATCCTGTCCCGGCTGCGGTCCCCCCACCGGCACCAGCCCCGGCGGCATCAGCATCTCGGGGATCACACCCAGCTCCTCCTCCATCTCCCGCCAGGCGGCCTCCGCGTACCCCTGGCCCGCCCGCAGATGCCCGCCCACGGAGACGTCCACCAGCCCCGGCCACTCCGCCTTCTCATGGCTGCGCACCTGCAGGACGAACAGCCCGTTGGGCGCCAGGAGGAGCACGTGGGCCGCCCGATGGCGCAATCCCAGCAGATGACAGAGCCAGCGCGGCGCCGTGACTCCTGTGGGCCGTCCGGCCTCATCGCACACATCGAAACGCTCATCGGTCGGATCCCGGCCCAGCCGCGCCGCCCACACGGCGGTCCAATCGTCCACCGCGGCCTGAGAGAGCACTTCCGCGCGGATCGCCCGCGCCCGATCGGCGTCCAGCCTCTCCCTCCAACGAAACGGCAATTCTCTGCTCATATCCGCATGCTCAGACTGATCCGGCCCCGCTCCCGATCCACCTTGATGACCTTCACATCGATCACATCCCCCACCCTCACCACCTCGTATGGATCACGCACATACCGTTCCGCCATCTCCGACACATGCACCAGCCCATCCCGCTTCACGCCGATATCCACGAACGCGCCGAAGTCCACCACGTTGCGCACCGTCCCCCGCAACACCATCCCCTCCCTGAGATCGTCGATGGAGAGCACGTCCCGGCGCAGGATGGGCGCCGGCAGATCGTCCCGGGGATCACGTCCCGGCTTGCTCAACGCCTCGTAGATGTCCTGCAGCGTGGGCACGCCGACGCCGATCCGGACGGCGACATCCTCATCCGGATGTTCGGCCCGAAAGGCGGCGATGCGTTCGGCCATGTCCCGCTCGCGGCCGTGAACGCCCATCCACCGGAACAGCCGGCGCACGGCCTCGTACGATTCGGGATGGATGGGCGTCGCGTCCAGCGGGTTCTCCGCGTCGGGGATACGAAGGAAGCCGGCGGCCTGTTGGAACGCCTTATCCCCCAACCCTCGCACCCGCTTCAGCTCATCCCGGGAGCGGAACGGTCCATGCTCATCCCGGTAGGCGACGATGGCCTCCGCGACGCGGCGATGGATCCCGGCCACATAGCCCAGCAGCGCGGGGGAAGCCGTGTTCACGTTCACGCCCACGTAGTTCACCACGGACTCGACCACGGCGTCCAGCGCCTCAGCCAGCCGCTTCTGATCCACGTCGTGCTGGTACAGCCCCACGCCGATACTGCGTGGATCGATCTTGACCAACTCCGCCAGGGGGTCCTGCAGCCGGCGGGCGATGGACACCGCGCCGCGCATGGCCACATCTAGATCCGGAAGCTCCCGCCGAGCCAGCGGAGAGGCCGAGTAGACCGAAGCCCCGGCCTCGTTCACGATCACGTAGCCGACGTCCGACTTCTCCACGCCGTGCTCCTCCAGCTCGCCCAGCAACTCCACGACCAACTGCTCCGTCTCCCGGCTGGCCGTGCCGTTTCCGATGGCGATGGCGTCCACGCCGTGCCGGGCGATCAGCGTGGCGAGCTGCCGCTTGGCCGCGTCCCACTGCCGCTGAGGCTCGTGGGGATAGATGGTATCCCCCTCCAGGAAACGGCCCGTGGGGTCCACGATTGCCACCTTGCAGCCGGTCCGATACCCGGGATCGATCCCCATGACGACCTTGTCCCGGATCGGCGGCTGCAGGAGCAGGTTGCGCAGGTTCGTGGCGAAGACCTGGATGCCGTGCTCATCCGCGGCCTCGGTCAGCGCCCTGCGCACCTCCCGGGTGATGGCGGGCGCAATCAGACGCTTGTACGCGTCCTCGATGGCCGCACGCACCTCTCGCGCCGCCGGCGAACGCGGCCGGGTGAGATAGCGAGCCTCGATGCGCCCCAGGATCAGGTCATCCGGGGCCTCCACGCGCACCTTGAGCACGCCCTCCGCCTCCCCCCGATTGATGGCCAGGACCTGATGCGGCTTCAGATCCCCCAACGGCGCCCGGAACTCGTGATAGACCTCATACTGGCCCGCGGGATCCGCCCCGGGCTTGGCCAGCCGGCTGACGAGCATCCCCTCCCTCCGGGTGCTCGCACGCGCCATCGAGCGCACGTCCGCGTCCTCGCTCACCTGCTCGGCGATGATGTCGCGGGCGCCCGCCAGCGCGTCCTCCACGGTGGGAACCTCGTCGGACAGGAACTCGGCGGCGAGCGCGGCCGGATCGGGAGCATCCGCCTCCTGGGCCAGCAGGCGCCGAGCCAGCGGCTCCAGGCCGCGCTCCCGGGCGACCTGGGCGCGGGTGCGCCGCCGTGGCCGGTAGGGCAGATACAGGTCCTCCACCTCTTGCAGCGTCTCGGCGGCCCGGATCCTCTCCTCCAGATCCGGCGTCAGCCTGTCCTGCTCGGCGATGGAGGCCAGGACGGTCTGCTTGCGAGCCTCCAGATTGCGCAGATAGGCCAGACGCGCCTGGATCGTCCGTAGCTGCTCCTCGTCCAGTGTGCCCGTGGCCTCCTTACGATACCGGGCGATGAAGGGGATCGTGTTCCCCTCGTCCAACAGCTCGATGGCCCGGGCAACCTGGGCCGGCCGCACGCCCAACTCATGGGCGATCCTCTCCGCGATCTGCGATGTGTCCATGCGCCCGTAGATCCTTTCCCATCATCGGTCTGAAAGCGTGTCTGAAAATTTACCGACAAGATGTTTTGAGGGGTCTCCCTCAACGACCAGCTCCACAGGGGGAGGTGTGGAGGGATCCTCCCTTCCACGGAAATCCCACTTTTCCGGCCTGTACCTGCCTCTCTCGGCCCTTCCCGAAGAGCCTAGGCCGAGGCCAGGCAGGTCGAGGGCAAAAGAAGGGCTTTGCCGGGACCGGTCCGGTATCCCCCGAGCGGCCCCCTCCGCTCGAGTATAGCGCCAGAGCGCGGGAGGTGCAAAGCGCGCGATGCCAGGCCCATCTACGGAATGGGCGCCAGCGGAAGGGACTCGGCATGTGTCATGCGACGTAAAGTTGGCCCCATGAGGTACGACAAGATGTTGTGCCTGCGTGCACCCTCCTGGCTTCCCTTCGGCACACGGCGTTGCCCACCGCGCCTCACCACCCACCGTTGAGCTCCCCTTCTCCCGGGTTCAGGAGAAGGAAGTTCACAGGAAAACCCGTTTCTTTCCACTTTTGGTAGTTGCCACTCCCGCCATTGGCTGATATACTAAGGTTAAGGGAAAAGGCATCTGCCTCGCAGGCCATAGTCCTTCCCGACACGCCGGGCCTTCCCCGCCGGAAAGGCTTGCGCCTCCATTCCCAACGGGATCCTGGTATCTCAGTGACTGGTTGACGGACATCGGCAGCGGACGAATCCGAACGGGCTTTCCCTGGGCCAGTCTCCAGGTCATCTGAGGAACTATCGGAGCAAGTGGGTAGTGGACTGGCACCCCACGTCAGACTATCTACCAGGAGGGCAGGTGATGATGAGAACCCGTCTGTTTCCCGTGCTACTCTTCCTTGCTGTAGCCCTGGCTTTGGCGCCCTTCGTCCAGGCGGAAGACGCCGCTCCCCCCCAGTGCTTCAATCTCTCGCCGGATGATTGCGCCTTCCTGACGGAAGCCCTGACCAAGACCGGTGTGCATGTCAGCTCCTTCCACCAGACGTCTCAGCTGGAGATCACCTTGAGTGGATGGATGGGGCAATCAGGCCAGCCCGACTTCGTCCTGAAGGCGGAGGGCGACGGCCCCGTCTCCAGCGATCTGGCCGCGGCGCTGCAAGACCCCTTCGCCGCCGCCTCCCTGATGCTGAACATGACGATCACCTCCTCCAACGGGGCACAAGAGGTCACCACGCCGATCAGCATCCGATACGTGGACGGCACAAGCTACTGGACCGACCCCGTCACCGGCCAGTGGGTGGGCATGAAGGCGGCGGATGTCGTCTCACTGGGCATGATGGCGATGAACATGATGGAGGAGATGGAGCAGGCGTCTGAGGGCGCTCCCGCTATGAAGGGCATGATGGGCATGGCCGGGATGGGCCCCATGGCGGCCATGGGGCTGCTGGGTATGAGCGCCGGCATGATCACCATGGACATGACGTCTATCCTGCCCACACCCTCCTTCGTCGTGGATTACGTGCGCCAACCCGACGTCGAGATGATGGGCGAGACGATGTCCCCCTTCCAACTCACCGTGGACCTCAACCCGCTGCTGTCCTCCGAGGAGTTCCAAAACCTGCTCGCTCAGACGCTGGAGGCGGCCGGGGCAGCCGGCCAGGACGCCAGCCTGCTCATGGCCGGGCAGATGGTGCCGGCGGTGCTCGAGCACACCCAGGTCACCATGAACGTGACCCAATGGATCGGGACGGCTGACCAGCTCCTGCGCAAGGTGGCCGTTGACCTCAACGTGGCGGTCGACCTGAACGCCCTCATGGGGATGGCCTCGGGTGAGGCCTCCGAGCCGGCCACGGCGAAGCTGCACTTCGAGATCACGCTGGATCAGATCAACCAGAACTTCTCCTTCAGCGCTCCCGAGAACGCCACGTTCATCACGGCCGACGCTCTCGGCGCCATGTTGGCGCAGTAAACCATCAGACGATCGCAGCCCTTATTGATATCGTAGCCGACGAGTCGCCCAACACGGGCGGCTCGTCGGATTTTACGGGTTCGAAGCGCGTCCGAACACTCCCGCTGCCCCCGCCACGGGGAGACCCGGAGGGTCTCCCTCCCACAGGCATCGGTTTAAGCGATACGAAGGCGTGGCCCTGCCTCCCCGGGATGGCGAAGCTCACCCTCAGCCCTTTACCGGCCCCGTGGAGCCGGATGCCGGCCGGAGCCCCCACCAGACGGGCAAAGGCGAGAGGCAGCTTTCCTTTGCAGAGAAGCTTCCCTCCGCACCTCCCCTTTCAGGTGCGACCGCCCGTAGAGGGGAAAAGGTGGCAGGCGGGGGCCTCGCCCATGCTGTTCAGTTGATGCGAATAGACGCAACGGCATTGTGCCCCTACCCAATACGCCTCAGATCTTGTAGAGGCAGCCCTTGTGGCTGCCTCAGGCGCCCACAAGGGGCGCCCCTACGGTGGGATTTCAGGGGCAGGTGTCTGAGTTTTGAAAAGCCCTGATCCTCCCAGAAAAATCATTGACACCCGCGCGGCCGGATGCTATAATGACCGAGGCGACCGGGTAAGATTGTCGAAAAGCCTCATCCGCTCATGTATCGTTTCCATCGAGTCCCCTTGCCGGGTCATGGCGATGCCTCTCTCCCCCGGCACAGCGGGATGCCTTCCGAGTGGAATGCTCGATGAGCGAATCTTCGCATCACACACGCGCATCCGTGCGATCTGTGCCTTCGTGACCCGTTCGAAAGCGCGCTCGCCATCGCGCCGACCACCCTCCTACCCTCGCGAGCGCGACCAACCACGATCGGAAAGGAGGTGAGAGCGAATCCCTTTTGATCCCTTCGTCGATTTCATCTCACGACTCCTATCTCTACAGGAGGTGACTCGATGGACGCGCTTTCCAACAAACGTATCAGCCGCCGCAAGATGTTGAAGCTGTTGGGTGCCGGCGCCACCGCCGCTTATGTGGCTGCCTGTGCACCGCCCGCAGCCCCCGCACCGGCCGAGGCCCCTAAAGCACCGGCGGTCTCCAAGGGAAAGCCTTTCGAGGGGATCACGTTGAACACCCTGGGCGGCCCTGATCCCACGGGGTGGGAAGCCAAGGAGAACGCCCTGTTCGAGGAGAAGTACGGCGCCAAGGTGAACGTCACCACGGTCCCGTATGGCGAGCAGCGACAGAAGCTCACCACGGCCTTCATGACGGGCGGCTCCGCGTACGATTTCTTCGTCATCGACTGCATCGAGGTCCCCGAGTACGTGGAGGCCGGCTGGGTGCTGGATATCACGGACTGGGTCACCGACGAGATGAAGCAGGACCTGCTCCCCTTCGCGGCCGACGGGATGATGTACAAGGGCCGATGGTATGGGCTGCCGTGGATCTCCGAGTGGAAATCCTTCGTCTACAACGAGGCGCACCTGGAGAAGGCGGGGATCAGCGAGCTCGCCACGACCTGGGATCAGTTCGTCAAGGACTGCCAGACGCTTCAGGAGAAAGGCGTGGTCCCCAAGTATGCCACGGCCTGGTCCTGGCTGCAGGGTGAGGCGATCATCTGCGATTTCGTCGCCCTGGCCGTCAGCTTCGGCGGGCAGTTCTTCGACGAGGACCAGAACCCGTTGTTCAACGGCGAGGGCGCTGTGAACGCGCTCCAGTTTATGCGAGACACCATTTACGAGTACAAGATCACCAACCCCGCCTCGCTCACCTGGTCCGAACGCGAGGTGGACGACGCCGCCTACGCAGGTGATATCTCCTACTTCCTCAAGTGGGGGCTGCCCCTGATCCCGCTCAACAACCCGGAGATCTCCAAGGTCGTGGGGCAGTGCCAGATCGGCCTGCTGCCCTCCTATGACGGACAGCACACGGCCACGTGCTCCGGCCCCATGGGGTTGGCCATCTCCTCCGGCTCCAAGCATAAGGAGGCCGCCTGGGCCTATCTGCAGTTCCGGGCCGGGCGTGAGGGGGCCAAGCGCAACGCGATCGGCGCGGGCATCGTCCCCGGGTGGGCCTCGCTGTTCAAGGATCCGGAGGTGTTGGAGGCCATCCCCGGCCTCGACCTCATGCTGGAGCAGGCCAAGCATGTGGTCAACCGGCCGCGCGTCCCCTGGTACTACGAGTTCTCCACCACCCTCCAGGTGGAGCTCCAGAACGCGCTGACCGACAAGAAGTCTCCACAGGAGGCCCTGGACGACGCCGTCGCCAAGACGCTGGAGATCAAGGAGAAGTTCGAGTCCAAGAAGGGCTAGCGCCCCTCTGAAGCCAGAAATGCCGGCGAGGGCCTGAGAACGCGAGACCGCCTCTCAGGCCCTCATGTCCGTCACGCTCCTGCGCGGCGACGCGCGAGAATGGACCATCACCCGCCGATCACCTCATGTCGAGGATGGCCATGCGATCAGAGACCAAAAGGGACCCCAGACCACGCCTTCCTGCCCATCGTGGGTTGCGCCTGAGCAAGCGGCAATTCGGGATCCTGCTTGTATTGCCCAGCTTCCTCATCGTCTTCGTCACACTGGTTTACCCACTGGTCTACTCCATCTACATCACCTTCCACGACATGAACGTCACCCGGCCGGCCATCGGGCCGCAGTTCGTGGGATTTGACAATTATGTCGAGGTTCTACAGAACAAAGAGTTCTGGCAGGCGCTGCTACGCACTGCCTACTTCGTCCTGTACGACATCTTCGTGGGCATGCCGCTGGGGCTGGCCATCGCCCTGCTGCTCAACCAGCGCTTCGCCGGGCGCGGCATCGTACGGGCATTGATCCTGATCCCCTACGTGTTGCCGGGCACGGTGAACGGCCTCCTCTGGAAGTGGATCTACAACTCCGATTACGGCTCGCTGAATGCGCTTCTCCAACAACTGGGGCTCATTCAGGAGTATATCCCGTGGCTGTCCCGCCCCACGCTGGCGCTGCACATGCTGATCCTGGCCAACCTATGGCAGGGGACCCCCTTCGCCATCCTGCTATACCTGGCCGGCCTGCAGACGATCCCGCGAGATCTGTATGAGGCCGCCACCGTTGACGGCGCCAGCGCGTGGCAGTCGTTCCGCAACATCACCCTGCCGCTGCTAACGCCGATCACGCTGGTCATGGCCGTGCTGAAGACCATCGCTACCTTCAAGATCTTCGACATCGTCTACGTGCTCACGGGCGGCGGCCCGGCCAACTCGACACAGGTGGTGAGCTATTACATCTTCATCAACTCATTCAAGTTCCTGAACATCGGACTGGGCGCGGCCATGTCCTACGTTCTGACGCTGATCATCTTGGGCTTGGTGATCATCTACTATCGCCTGTTGAGCACGGAAGTGTCCTATTAGGCCGCCGATCCACACCAAGGGGGCACAGATCACGATGAGCACGACAGCGATCTCCCGACCACGGCTCTCCAGACGCCAACGCAAGCTGCTGCGAGGGATTATCCTGTATTTCCTGGTCCTGCTGGTTGTGCTGTATACCCTCGCCCCGGTCGTCTGGCTGGTGATCTCCAGCATCACCCCGCTGACCGACCTGCTCACGATCCCGCTGCGCTGGATCCCGCGCCATCCTACCTTTAAGAACTATCAGGCCATCATCGCCGCCACGCCTCAGACGGCCGGCGTGAACTATCAATTCAAGGTCGCCTTATGGAACAGCCTGGTCGTCAGCCTGGGCGTCACCCTGCTGTGCCTGGTCACCGGGTCCATGGCCGCCTACGCCTTCGCCCGGCTGGACATGCCATTCAAGGACCGGCTGGTCTTCATCCTGCTCTTCACTCAGATGCTGCCAGGCATCGCCATCCTGATCCCGCTCTTCCTGATCGGCAGCCGTCTGCACATGCTGGATCGTCGCATCACGCTGATCATCGTCTACTGCTCCTTTACCCTGCCGTTCATCGTGTGGATGATGCGAGGCTATTTTGAGACGATCCCCAAGGATCTGGAGGATGCGGCCATGATCGATGGCTGCTCCCAGATCGGCACGCTATTCCGGGTGGTCATCCCGCTCTCCACGCCCGGCCTGTTCGCCACTGGCGTGTTCGCCTTCCTGGGCGCCTGGAACGAGTTCATGATCGCGCTGGCGCTGACCAACACCCTGGCCTCGAAGACGATGCCGGTGGCGCTGGCGGAGTTCATCGGCCGATTCACCGTGGACTACGGGCTCATGAGCACTGTGGGCGTGATCGCCTCCCTGCCGCCTATCCTGCTGGCCCTGGCCTTCCAGCGCTACCTGTTGGAGGGGCTGACCAGCGGCGCCGTGAAGGGCTGATCCAGCCGCCCACAGTTCCAATATCCTGCCTTTCGATAGGAGATGGTTCACATGCTACCGACCAAGATCACTGTCATCGGCGCAGGCAGCGCCGCCTTCGGGCTCAACACGCTGGCCGCCCTCATGCGCAGCGAACGGCTGCACGGCAGCCAGCTCGCGCTGGTAGATCGCAATGCGGAGACGCTCGATCTGGTGGCCCGGCTGGCCCAACGCCTGAACCGGGAGTGGGACGCCCAGATGACGATCACCACGCACACGCACCACGCGGAGGCCCTGGAAGGAACCGAGTTCGTCGTCTCCGCCATCGAGGTCCCTCCCCGAGAGGAGTTATGGCGATCGGACTACGAGATCCCTCTCAAGTACGGCGTGCGCCAGCCTTACGGGGAGAACGGCGGCCCGGGCGGCTTCGCACACGCCGCCCGGAACATCGGCCCGGTGATGGAGATCGTGCGTGACATGGAGCTGGCGTGTCCCGACGCCTGGTACATCAACTTTACCAACCCGATGATCCGCATCTGCGACGCCATCGCCCGATATAGCAAGATCAAGGTGGTGGGGCTATGCCACCAGATCCACGCCGGATACGGCATGGTCGGGTACGCCCTGGCCGAGGATCTGGGGATCGAGGTCCCCGAGGGGGTCGTCTCCACCCACGCGGACCCGAGGACCTGGCCGCCGTTGATCGAGGTGGCGCGGCAGGCCATGAAGCGGATCGATATCAAGGCCGCCGGCCTCAATCACTTCACCTGGATGCTGGACGTGCGAGACAAGCGCACCGGCGAGGACCTCTATCCCCTCTTCGCCGAGCGCTGGGCCGCGCTGGACCCGTCGTTCGAGCCGCTCACCCGGCGCGTGTACGAGGCCATGAGGCTGTTCCCCATCCCCGGGGACGAGCACCTCTGTGAGTACCTGCCCTGGGTGAGCGACCCCATCACCAAGCCGTGGGAGAAATACGACATCAGCCTGTATGATTGGGACCTGTGGGACGAGCGGCGCGAGAACCTCCATGAGGTCATCGCCCGCATGGCGGACGGGGAGACGAGCCTCGATCGGCTGCACGATGCCGATAGCGAGGGGGCGCTGGAGATCATCGAGA
This genomic interval from Chloroflexota bacterium contains the following:
- a CDS encoding FHA domain-containing protein, yielding MKDRDGPRLPSLCWEAGRYELSSDVCTIGRAADNDVVLHDPLASRAHAELRRRDEGWLLYDRGSTNGTYLNGRRVIRPEFLCDGDEIRVGRTTLTFVDPEATLHTGSIPRVVYDRSTGDLWVDRRPISLSPKERLLFDFLYRHAGVPQSKDAIAAAVWPEYRAAVFDYQVESLVKRLREKIERDPRNPSLLLTDRGRGYRLNLP
- a CDS encoding serine/threonine protein kinase; protein product: MVDLSGKTLGKYRLLERLGSGGMAQVYKAYHPQLDRYVAVKILHPHLTTEEGFLQRFRREGRAIAALRHPHIVQVYDLDVEDDLCYIVMELIEGISLKRYLQQLDREQRLMPLSEVAHLFDGLCGALAHAHSHGMVHRDIKPSNIILRRERAQEEGEGGPGWSPVLTDFGIARVMEATWSTTSGATLGTPAYMSPEQGQGEPGDARSDIYSLGVLLYRVLTGRLPFDADTPYAVILKHISAPLPAPRKVRPDLHPALERVILKALAKSPDDRFQTATEFADALRRATDQATEAERATVVESPSPQVSRPSGLGWRWGIVAAVVLLFGVAGAVVWWGLGVGKGPPLAPVVRQPAVSSEATATALPAKSFTSPLSFTSPQPTQAPLETARVITRVQSSPALVDAWIDPDLPDENFFDAGKVHLQGPSTPDRVLFGIDWDALVPEGARAVTATLEVYLVPWGEENRFASLSAHAILTPWDATTVTYRTPWSAAGMKPGVDYTADPLVEVDLTPWLAEEGWLLLDITSLAPAHREGPNHGVMLRLTDDSFGMSHFWVYTSEYQDPALRPRLTIAYEGP
- a CDS encoding NUDIX domain-containing protein, which translates into the protein MSRELPFRWRERLDADRARAIRAEVLSQAAVDDWTAVWAARLGRDPTDERFDVCDEAGRPTGVTAPRWLCHLLGLRHRAAHVLLLAPNGLFVLQVRSHEKAEWPGLVDVSVGGHLRAGQGYAEAAWREMEEELGVIPEMLMPPGLVPVGGPQPGQDVDPRRPEMWNRQFNQLYVARLTAEGLADVRFRDGEVCALYLCDEREVERLVETGACAPGLAHAWPIYREHQALG
- a CDS encoding RNA-binding transcriptional accessory protein → MAERIAHELGVRPAQVARAIELLDEGNTIPFIARYRKEATGTLDEEQLRTIQARLAYLRNLEARKQTVLASIAEQDRLTPDLEERIRAAETLQEVEDLYLPYRPRRRTRAQVARERGLEPLARRLLAQEADAPDPAALAAEFLSDEVPTVEDALAGARDIIAEQVSEDADVRSMARASTRREGMLVSRLAKPGADPAGQYEVYHEFRAPLGDLKPHQVLAINRGEAEGVLKVRVEAPDDLILGRIEARYLTRPRSPAAREVRAAIEDAYKRLIAPAITREVRRALTEAADEHGIQVFATNLRNLLLQPPIRDKVVMGIDPGYRTGCKVAIVDPTGRFLEGDTIYPHEPQRQWDAAKRQLATLIARHGVDAIAIGNGTASRETEQLVVELLGELEEHGVEKSDVGYVIVNEAGASVYSASPLARRELPDLDVAMRGAVSIARRLQDPLAELVKIDPRSIGVGLYQHDVDQKRLAEALDAVVESVVNYVGVNVNTASPALLGYVAGIHRRVAEAIVAYRDEHGPFRSRDELKRVRGLGDKAFQQAAGFLRIPDAENPLDATPIHPESYEAVRRLFRWMGVHGRERDMAERIAAFRAEHPDEDVAVRIGVGVPTLQDIYEALSKPGRDPRDDLPAPILRRDVLSIDDLREGMVLRGTVRNVVDFGAFVDIGVKRDGLVHVSEMAERYVRDPYEVVRVGDVIDVKVIKVDRERGRISLSMRI
- a CDS encoding extracellular solute-binding protein, yielding MDALSNKRISRRKMLKLLGAGATAAYVAACAPPAAPAPAEAPKAPAVSKGKPFEGITLNTLGGPDPTGWEAKENALFEEKYGAKVNVTTVPYGEQRQKLTTAFMTGGSAYDFFVIDCIEVPEYVEAGWVLDITDWVTDEMKQDLLPFAADGMMYKGRWYGLPWISEWKSFVYNEAHLEKAGISELATTWDQFVKDCQTLQEKGVVPKYATAWSWLQGEAIICDFVALAVSFGGQFFDEDQNPLFNGEGAVNALQFMRDTIYEYKITNPASLTWSEREVDDAAYAGDISYFLKWGLPLIPLNNPEISKVVGQCQIGLLPSYDGQHTATCSGPMGLAISSGSKHKEAAWAYLQFRAGREGAKRNAIGAGIVPGWASLFKDPEVLEAIPGLDLMLEQAKHVVNRPRVPWYYEFSTTLQVELQNALTDKKSPQEALDDAVAKTLEIKEKFESKKG
- a CDS encoding sugar ABC transporter permease, producing the protein MRSETKRDPRPRLPAHRGLRLSKRQFGILLVLPSFLIVFVTLVYPLVYSIYITFHDMNVTRPAIGPQFVGFDNYVEVLQNKEFWQALLRTAYFVLYDIFVGMPLGLAIALLLNQRFAGRGIVRALILIPYVLPGTVNGLLWKWIYNSDYGSLNALLQQLGLIQEYIPWLSRPTLALHMLILANLWQGTPFAILLYLAGLQTIPRDLYEAATVDGASAWQSFRNITLPLLTPITLVMAVLKTIATFKIFDIVYVLTGGGPANSTQVVSYYIFINSFKFLNIGLGAAMSYVLTLIILGLVIIYYRLLSTEVSY
- a CDS encoding carbohydrate ABC transporter permease — protein: MSTTAISRPRLSRRQRKLLRGIILYFLVLLVVLYTLAPVVWLVISSITPLTDLLTIPLRWIPRHPTFKNYQAIIAATPQTAGVNYQFKVALWNSLVVSLGVTLLCLVTGSMAAYAFARLDMPFKDRLVFILLFTQMLPGIAILIPLFLIGSRLHMLDRRITLIIVYCSFTLPFIVWMMRGYFETIPKDLEDAAMIDGCSQIGTLFRVVIPLSTPGLFATGVFAFLGAWNEFMIALALTNTLASKTMPVALAEFIGRFTVDYGLMSTVGVIASLPPILLALAFQRYLLEGLTSGAVKG